From one Anopheles cruzii chromosome 3, idAnoCruzAS_RS32_06, whole genome shotgun sequence genomic stretch:
- the LOC128272124 gene encoding keratin, type II cytoskeletal 1: protein MDDIFGKKKEVVPILDLSKSTATSREEFKRMIEKVPDYKIRPIKVRADEIRFKEKEYGFKMPKKELRMLMKNGGERDKLYTYMDPIPGEMRNLVIMELCSVPIDWKMLTSQRPKTKVEEDYFSKLVELGKLQIKTIQRDKRENLLATSIRKVKNRSGIIESRVFTCNECLEEFCNGKTCADFNYDLYTRIVPKVPLLKTSSQQQLALTGGAGGAAGAGAGRMLGDINQKSVDSNSGGGGSTGGGKKGRKGARKKSKSKAKSVEADDDGNQSSGGGAANGGATASGGGPSGGKKKSRRSSKSKSMEK, encoded by the exons ATGGATGACATTTTTGGCAAGAAAAAGGAGGTGGTTCCGATACTGGACCTCTCGAAGTCAACGGCCACGTCACGCGAAGAGTTCAAGCGGATGATCGAGAAGGTGCCGGACTACAAGATTCGTCCGATTAAGGTGCGCGCGGACGAGATCCGGTTCAAGGAGAAGGAGTACGGCTTCAAGATGCCCAAGAAGGAGCTAAGGATGCTCATGAAGAACGGTGGCGAGCGGGACAAGCTGTACACGTACATGGACCCAATCCCGGGCGAGATGCGCAACCTGGTGATCATGGAACTGTGCAGTGTACCGATCGACTGGAAGATGCTGACCAGTCAGCGGCCGAAGACGAAGGTCGAGGAGGACTACTTCAGCAA ACTGGTCGAGCTCGGGAAGTTACAGATAAAAACGATCCAACGGGACAAGCGAGAGAATTTGCTGGCCACCTCCATCCGCAAGGTGAAGAACCGCTCCGGGATCATCGAGTCGCGTGTCTTCACCTGCAACGAGTGTTTGGAGGAGTTCTGCAACGGGAAAACCTGTGCCGACTTCAACTACGACCTCTACACGCGCATCGTACCGAAGGTGCCACTGCTAAAGACCagctcccagcagcagctggcattgaccggtggtgctggcggtgcggcgggtgctggtgctggccggaTGCTTGGCGATATCAATCAAAAAAGCGTCGACAGCAACTCCGGAGGGGGAGGCAGTACCGGCGGTGGGAAAAAAGGTCGCAAAGGGGCCCGCAAGAAGTCCAAATCGAAGGCGAAATCCGTCGAGGCGGATGACGATGGCAATCAGagctccggcggcggtgctgctaATGGTGGCGCGACGgcctccggtggtggccccagTGGCGGGAAGAAGAAGAGTAGAAGGTCTTCAAAGTCCAAGtcgatggaaaaataa
- the LOC128272123 gene encoding recombining binding protein suppressor of hairless, whose protein sequence is MPHQYGLPGYGQAPPSPPSHHGGALLPRLGGGGGAVIPVGSTNNTGGGGGMAPSTVATAGSPIFRGQIEERRLTREAMEKYLRDRNNMVIVILHAKVAQKSYGNEKRFFCPPPCIYLFGEGWRMRKEQMLRRGESEQSTQLCAFIGIGSPEQEMQPLDLNNQKQYCAAKTLFISDSDKRKHFMLSVKMFYGSGHDIGVFQSKRIKVISKPSKKKQSLKNADLCIASGTKVALFNRLRSQTVSTRYLHVEDGHFHASSTQWGAFTIHLLDDNESESEEFQVRDGYVHYGATVKLVCSVTGMALPRLVIRKVDKQMALLEADDPVSQLHKCAFHMKDTERMYLCLSQEKIIQFQASPCPKEPNKEMINDGACWTIISTDKAEYQFYEGMGPVRTPVTPVPIVNSLHLNGGADVAMLEITGDNFTPSLQAWFGDVEAETMYRCAESLLCVVPDISQFRGEWSWVRQPTQVPISLVRNDGIIYATGLTFTYTPEPGPRPQCPGAEDVLRRSANSNAGTVATGNSNSSSNSNASTPTVVNQSVPSAGALPSIADVSWSSHGAGLP, encoded by the exons ATGCCGCACCAGTACGGCTTACCGGGCTACGGACAGGCCCCACCGAGCCCTCCCTCGCACCACGGTGGCGCCCTGCTGCCACGgcttggcggtggcggtggagccGTGATACCGGTGGGGTCCACCAACAataccggcggcggtggcggaatgGCTCCGTCGACAGTAGCCACGGCGGGTTCTCCTATCTTCCGCGGACAGATCGAGGAACGCCGGCTGACACGGGAAGCGATGGAGAAGTATCTGCGCGATCGCAACAACATGGTCATTGTCATACTGCATGCGAAG GTTGCACAAAAATCGTACGGCAACGAGAAACGGTTCTTCTGTCCGCCACCCTGCATCTATCTGTTCGGAGAAGGCTGGCGGATGCGCAAGGAGCAGATGCTGCGCCGGGGCGAAAGCGAACAGTCCACCCAACTCTGTGCCTTCATCGGGATCGGCAGCCCGGAACAGGAGATGCAACCGCTCGATCTGAACAACCAGAAGCAGTACTGCGCGGCAAAGACACTGTTCATCTCCGACTCGGACAAGCGCAAACATTTTATGCTCTCGGTGAAGATGTTCTACGGCAGCGGGCACGATATCGGCGTGTTCCAGTCGAAGCGCATCAAGGTGATCTCGAAGCcctcgaagaagaagcaatCGCTCAAGAACGCCGACCTGTGCATTGCGAGCGGCACGAAGGTGGCACTCTTCAATCGGTTACGATCGCAAACCGTGTCGACGCGCTATCTGCACGTGGAGGATGGTCACTTTCATGCGAGCTCCACCCAGTGGGGTGCCTTCACGATCCACCTGCTCGACGACAACGAGAGCGAGTCGGAAGAGTTTCAG GTGCGCGATGGGTACGTCCATTACGGGGCGACGGTGAAGTTGGTCTGCTCGGTGACCGGGATGGCGCTGCCGCGGCTCGTGATACGAAAAGTGGACAAACAGATGGCGCTACTCGAGGCGGACGATCCCGTGTCACAGCTGCACAAGTGCGCTTTCCACATGAAGGACACGGAGCGTATGTATCTCTGCCTGTCGCAGGAGAAGATCATTCAGTTCCAAGCGTCGCCCTGCCCGAAAGAACCGAACAAGGAGATGATCAACGACGGTGCCTGCTGGACGATCATTTCCACCGACAAGGCGGAGTACCAATTCTACGAAGGGATGGGCCCAGTCCGGACGCCGGTTACGCCGGTGCCAATCGTTAACTCGCTGCACCTCAACGGTGGAGCCGATGTGGCGATGCTGGAGATTACGGGTGACAACTTTACGCCCTCGCTGCAGGCCTGGTTCGGCGATGTCGAGGCGGAAACGATGTACCGCTGTGCGGAGTCGTTGCTGTGCGTCGTGCCAGATATTTCGCAGTTCCGCGGCGAATGGTCGTGG GTTCGCCAACCAACGCAAGTGCCTATTTCGCTGGTGCGTAATGACGGAATTATCTACGCGACTGGCCTAACGTTTACCTAcacgccggaaccgggcccGCGGCCGCAGTGTCCGGGTGCCGAGGATGTGTTGCGTCGCAGCGCGAACAGCAACGCGggcaccgtcgccaccgggaacagtaacagcagcagcaacagcaacgccAGCACCCCGACGGTGGTCAATCAAAGTGTCCCGTCGGCTGGCGCCCTTCCGTCGATTGCGGACGTTAGCTGGAGTTCACACGGGGCCGGGCTACCGTAA